Proteins from a genomic interval of Oceanispirochaeta crateris:
- a CDS encoding TIGR00282 family metallophosphoesterase, whose translation MRVLFIGEIVSKAGVFTVKKLLPKLKVEKNLDFVVANGNGVTGGFGMGMNHSLYLKKLGIDAFTSGECVFYKKDMVGFIPKASFLIRPANYPPGSPGRGWGIYNVGEQKIAIINLLGQSGYQRVHLSNPFSYVTELIKRVKETTPHIVINFHATTTAERQTLSYIVDGQVSAMIGTGTKAITADASIMKKGTAMITDAGRCGSLHSVGGLEMDVEIKKFLTQIPERSRDAWDQLEMQGVVLDLDDQGNARSIETLRIPCMEKPDDTTNNR comes from the coding sequence ATGCGCGTCTTATTTATAGGAGAGATTGTCAGTAAAGCCGGTGTTTTTACTGTCAAAAAATTGCTCCCCAAACTTAAAGTAGAAAAGAATCTCGATTTTGTGGTTGCCAATGGGAATGGTGTTACCGGTGGATTCGGTATGGGTATGAATCATTCCCTTTACCTAAAGAAACTGGGGATTGATGCTTTCACATCGGGAGAGTGCGTCTTTTATAAAAAAGACATGGTCGGATTCATTCCCAAAGCCTCCTTTTTGATTAGACCTGCGAACTATCCTCCCGGAAGTCCGGGGAGGGGATGGGGCATCTATAATGTAGGAGAACAGAAGATTGCTATCATAAACCTTCTTGGCCAATCCGGTTACCAGCGGGTCCATTTATCCAACCCGTTCTCCTATGTAACAGAACTGATTAAGCGTGTGAAAGAGACAACGCCTCATATCGTTATCAACTTTCATGCCACAACAACTGCAGAAAGACAGACTCTTTCCTATATTGTTGATGGCCAGGTCAGTGCTATGATTGGGACAGGAACTAAGGCTATCACAGCAGATGCCTCTATAATGAAAAAGGGAACTGCCATGATCACCGATGCCGGACGTTGTGGAAGCCTTCATTCTGTTGGAGGCCTGGAGATGGATGTGGAAATTAAAAAATTCCTGACACAAATTCCAGAAAGATCAAGAGATGCCTGGGATCAACTGGAGATGCAGGGCGTTGTCCTGGATCTTGATGATCAAGGAAACGCCAGGAGCATAGAAACACTAAGAATACCCTGTATGGAGAAACCCGATGATACAACCAACAATCGTTGA
- a CDS encoding SoxR reducing system RseC family protein, which produces MIQPTIVEEIRSDSTVLVRYPNPKADKSKSSRSFWKVKERCFPAKNPESFTLSKGDMVEILVDPKSSIIAAFMIFMLPLLGFLAFYGLATFLTSVEVILFLAGVLGLCAGMSVNILMRKLKGAGELPVIQRKMTIEDMKVFMECHDACKSCKGCG; this is translated from the coding sequence ATGATACAACCAACAATCGTTGAAGAAATAAGAAGCGACAGTACTGTTTTAGTCCGATACCCTAATCCAAAGGCGGACAAGTCAAAATCCTCAAGATCCTTCTGGAAAGTCAAGGAACGCTGTTTCCCGGCAAAAAACCCAGAATCCTTCACACTGTCAAAGGGAGATATGGTAGAGATTCTTGTAGACCCTAAGTCGTCAATCATCGCCGCCTTTATGATCTTTATGCTCCCATTACTGGGGTTTTTGGCTTTTTATGGACTGGCCACCTTTTTGACATCAGTGGAAGTGATCCTGTTTCTGGCGGGAGTCCTTGGTCTGTGTGCAGGGATGAGTGTGAATATTCTAATGCGCAAATTGAAAGGTGCCGGAGAACTCCCTGTTATCCAAAGAAAGATGACCATTGAGGATATGAAAGTATTCATGGAGTGCCATGATGCCTGTAAATCCTGTAAGGGCTGCGGCTGA